Within the Bacillus sp. FSL K6-3431 genome, the region TTGAGATAGCTTACAACCTGCGTACAATGAAAAATGTGCAAACATATTTAATTGGAGGAAAAGTAAAAAGCTCTGGAAATATTACTGATGCTTTAGCAACTGAATTTGCAAGCCAATTCACAATTGATTTATGTTTCGCAACAGCAGGGGGATTATCATCAAAAGGATTGAGTACAGCTACTCCTGAAGTCGCTATTTTCCACAAAAATGTTTTTAATAACTCAAAAAAAATTGTAACTCTTATCGAACATTTTAAGTTTGGTATTGATTCGTTTAGCAGTATGTACCCTATTAATAAGTTAGATGTAATTATTACTGATGAAGAAACCACAAAGGAAAAAATAGAAAATATTAGAGCACAAGGCGTTGATGTTATTATAGCGAAAAGTGAATAATACTAAAGAAGCACTGACGAAGAACGAGATAATAATGGCTCCTAATGAATGGAGTCGTTATTATCTTACCGAAAATGAAAGCGGTTACGAATCACTGGTGGATGGAATATCACGATCAAATACATTAATGAGGAGATGTTTTGTATGAGTACACCTAAACATATCGTTGCTGTTTCAGCATATGTAACTAA harbors:
- a CDS encoding DeoR/GlpR family DNA-binding transcription regulator codes for the protein MFSEERREKILEKLEKEERILAKDLAEEYGLSIDSIRRDLSIMEEQGLLKRTHGGAIPIQNVRTFAQPPSTRYGEGSIYQNAIAKLAINYIKEGHTVFIGGATIHYVMLKYLPKNIRFSVITNSVEIAYNLRTMKNVQTYLIGGKVKSSGNITDALATEFASQFTIDLCFATAGGLSSKGLSTATPEVAIFHKNVFNNSKKIVTLIEHFKFGIDSFSSMYPINKLDVIITDEETTKEKIENIRAQGVDVIIAKSE